TTCAATAGATTCTATCAGTCACATTCGGGCTGGATGCGATAAGAACAGTCTGCTATGATTAAGCATTCACTCCAGTTATATTGCAATTGATTATTGTTGAACCTGACACGACAAAGTTTCCACCGATTTAGGCTGCTCTGCATATGACCATTTCTGTAACTTATAGTCGCGTCATTATAGATCGTAATGGATCTCTTCCGAGCTAATTGCCTTCTCAGAACAATTCATACTTCTGGCCAAGCTCAAGTCTATATCACCATTTCCTGGGGAGGTTATAGTATCCAGCTTGGAAAGACAATGGTCGTCCCTATTTTTGTTAGCAAAGTAATCgaagaataaaaactataaaacTGTACACAAGTAACGGATGAAGAACTGACCACCAAACGTCGCAAGAATGCCCTTCTCCTACTACGATGGAGCCGACTTGACTTGGTCTACGAACAGTCAGTTTTACCCATCATCGAATAGGCTGGACAATCATACGATAAGAACAATGACTTGCACTCCTCGGTATAGGTCATGTTGATTTTCACAGACTTCCCATCAAAATGTGAATATTGATATAGCGAAACCTATAAGTGGGAATACATCAGTCGATTTATCCATTTATCCTTGACTTATCCTGAAGAAAATTCAAAAGTCCTCTGCTAGTTTAAAGTCAGATTACTCACAAATCCCGGAGCAGGCACAAAGACGCATTTCGAGTAATAGTACAGGTTATCTGTACAGCCAGTTGACGGCTTCCGACGGTCTTCCTGACATGTCGTATCCGATTCCATCCTAGATGAAGTTATTACAAGCAACATACTGGGGCATGACCACTTACGAATATAAGTAACAATCGAATAGCACTTGATCAGGCTTATCACTGATTGGTACATCGATCGACTTGTTTCCGTGACTATGTATATGGTCAGTGAGGTAGACCAAGTGATTCAACATGCTATGGTAGTAGGCCTGCCATACGTTGGTATGCACTGAGACCACGGGATCACACTGGAATCACCATGGCACCCACGTTGAGAATGAAGCAAGGCCTGAAATATTAATCACCTTCGTTAATTTCTTCGAATGAAAGCCAATGGGGCGAATCCAACCGAGAATGCTTACAGTCTTCGCTGTAACAGATGTTGCTAGGAGCAAAGCTGCCACCAGGGATGGCAGATTTACGATTAACATCTTGTTCTCTCTTGAAAAGAGCCAAGCTGCCTTCCGAACTATGAGGTCAGTAGTATGTTGGGTAGGTAGAGAAGACGGTTCCAAATTGAACGTCGTACATGGAGCGGTAGACCGATGGGGTGCTCTTAAGTATTCCACATCGAGGGTAACCAGGTTACCACACAGACAGTCTATAATATTAGGCAAGAAGATGGCCATACTTTGGTCCGCGGACCCTGGTTACTGTTCCCTCAGCACTCGCAGTCTTCGTGTGTACTTCATCCGCCTTTTCCGAAAACTTAAGCCACATAGCCATCGCTTTCTCTTACCCAATCATGTTAGTAGAGTCAGCTCTGGTAGACGCTTCGTTGATTTACTCAATACGTGCACTCGATGACATCTTCGCTATAGGAACGCAAACTCAATCTCTGGTTGTTACGTGTGCCGTTTTCAGCTACTTGTCAGTGGCGTTGTAACCCACTCCTGAAAGGTTCCGTTGCGTTGACAAGTTGTAAGCTAGAAACATGGAACAAGCCTGTGGAGAACACGATGAACACGGTTAAGTAATGACAGTGGTGACATCTCTACGCTTTTGAATACGAGATAAATGCTTGAACTTGCTAGGAAGTAGTCGTGGATGGCCACACCACATATGCGGTTTCGGCTCAGCTGAAGTACAGTATACAATGCATTGTAGATATTCCTTACTCTGTTGCACTGGTGTGGGCGTTGTATGCTTTAATTGCTTCAGTGATGATCCCATAATGTCAGCACTAGTTCCTTAGTACTACCTACTGGTAGCTGTGCAGCAAGACTGTTACTCTCTCTTCGGTATTGAGAACTGGTGAGCATTACACCTGGGGAAGGTGTGGGTCTAGTAGTCGTACGAGCTGCTACCGTTCCAGCTGCGCATCCGTCGACTCTCGGTTAAACCGAACGGTGAGCTCCAGCCAGCCACGTTCTCCATGAGCAGAGTCTTCAGCTACACCCGTAAGCACCGCTCGGAAAGCTTTTTGTAGATCAATGAGTGCCCAATGCATACAGCATTTAACTATTGCGGGTAGCCTTCGGATTCATTCCATGGTATTGAGACGCTACAGAAATGGAGCAGGCTCATTGCTACGGtgtgggagaagattgaCACCCAAAATCACTAAAGCAGAGCACCGAGTGAAACAGTGCTACTTTACGAATATCCCAATGTCTGATATTTGCACCTATATATTAGTCGCGCCgtatcttcctttcccctaAGCCTATCCGTTCCTCGACGCGAGAATGTCAACAGATATACCGTATCCCTTCGCACCGGGTGAGTGGCTACCACCACTCAGTCGAGTCTTCCACTATGTAAACACCCTTCGAGACGAGTGTCTAAAGGACTCGCCGTACCCCAAGCACGAGCCACATTCTCTCGACCCAAGGAGAAAATATCCGAAAGTCATCACCGACTTCAAAGACCTCGTCGAGAATGACCCTGGTCTCAAAGAACTCTCCAAAAAAATGTTTGACGAGATACCCCGATTCGATACCGATCAGTCCAAGTTCTACAACGTACGAAGCTTTGATGAGGCTTTGATAATCTTCGACGCTATCCTGTTCCAATCGCCATCTGTGATGACTCTTAATTCAGGAATCAGTGGCATCACGGTCCCATTCAACGCCGTCCTGAACTGGCCGGCGAATACCCCCAGTGGAAACGAGTTCTTCTTGAACAAGGAAGTCAAcgaaaagatcaagaacatTGTCAACCAATGGGGAGCATTCCTGCAGTCCCCTGCCTCCCGAGAATATCTCAACGCGGATTCCGACAATGGCTGGTTCTCCCCGGCGTATGTGACTAAAATGAAAGAGTATGCGCAGTGGGATGGACCTATCGAAGACCTGTACGTGTGCGATCCTACCAAGGATTACTGGGGCTTTGGATCGTGGGATGCATTCTTTATCCGTAGGTTCCGTCCCGGGCTGCGACCGGTTCGTGAGGATGACGAACCAGACATTTACATTGTCAGTCCCTGCGAGGCCGGTCCCCAAGTTGAAGAGGGGAAACAATATCCCAAAGATGTTAGGAAGAAAGTGCAAGCCCGTGATACGTTTTGGTTGAAAGGCCAGCCGTACTCGATTTTCAATATGTTGAACTATGATGGCTTAAGCCGACGTTTCGTGTTCGGTACCGTTTACCAGGGCTGGCTCAGCTCTGCGTGCTATCACCGTTGGCATGCACCGATCTCTGGGACGATCAAGAAGGTCGCACTCGTCCCAGGTACTTACTATTCCACAGTCATGTCACATAACTATCCGGAGCCAGATCCGTCGGGGCCCAACCTCTCTCAGCTGTATCTGGCTTCGGTGGCTACTAGAGCGCTTATATTCATCGAGTCGAATTATAAGCCATTGGGGTTGGTGTGCTTTATCGCGATTGGAATGAACGAGATCTCCAGTTGCGAGGTGACAGTGAAAGCGGGTGACAGCGTAACCAAGGGAGAGGAGATAGGGATGTTCCACATGGGAGGTTCAGCGTTCTGTCTGCTGTTTGAAAATGGTGTGGATCTGAAGTTTGAGGATCTACCAACTGGCAGTACGTTGTTCAAATTGAACAGTCGTTTAGCTGAGGTTCTAGTATAAGGTTTAGCTTGCGGATCAGTAATgctataaataaaagcttGAAGCTTATTTAGTTGATGTCAAAGACGAATCTATGCTTTATCACGTCAATATTAGCTAGCTACAGGTATTCAGTTCCGTCCTCACCATCCCCAGACAACTTCTCGATCTCCTGAACCAAATTCTCCACAACACCATGACCAGACGGGCACTTCCACTCATAGTTATCCCGGAAGCACCACTCCTTATCATCTACACGAACAGTGCAACTAGCATTCGCATTCACGGCAACGCTACGCTCGACACTGCTAATCAAAAGTTCCAGGCCTTCTTCACTGTTCGCACAATCACTGATCTTCTGATAATCGATGTTATGTTCCTGCGCACACTCCTCGATCAAACCCTCATCAGGAACACGCTCATAATCTGATAGCACGCAGGTATTGAAATCCAGGGCATCGCTAATAGATTCTGCGTGTTTCTCGGAACATACGAGCAATTTGTTCCCTTTGCATTCGTTCATGCCATGTTGACAGGTTACATCCCTTCTGGGCTTTTCCCAAACCCTAGTTATTTGGGGGTTAGGATCCTGGAAGTGTAcattggggtttgggggttgttgatggttgttgttgttggggtcAGAACTCACTCTCCGACATAACTGATTCTGAAGTCCACTTTATCTTTCACTTGCCAATATGCAGGGGCGACGAGCTTCTGTAGACAGTCTCGGGCGTCGGGGCATCGGCTTTCGATGTGGACTTCAAAGGGAACTTTCCGTGTCGCGTCGTAAGAGCTTCCATAAGTGTATCCGGTTTGCTTAGCATCGGCGAGgctgaaagaagaaaagcagatCCCGGCTAAGAGAAGACACGGGGCAATCACACAATATTGGAGCAGTGAGTACGGTTTGGATACATGAGTATGGGAATGTGTGGACATTTTATTAGgctgcttctccattctGAACGCTGTCTGACCTGATGTCAAGCAACGAGAGGAATAGTAAAGTTAAATAAAGTCAATTATTGCACACGATTTGAATTGACTATAAGATATGTTCATTCTGGCGAAACATGCGCAGAAGAGGGGGGGCTTTTATATGACAGTGAACGAAAGACTAGTCCCATTCCAGTGTGGCCAACCTACATTCCTCTCGGTCCGCTTTCCCGCAAGGAATGCTATCCATTATGTCAGAGAGAGCCTTTCCGGTTACTTGCTCAGAATCATTGACTATTGAGCGGTGGTGCTGTTTCCATGGTTTCCTTTAACCCCTTCACTTTTCAAGAACTGGCACCAACCACTATCGAGAATGCTAATCCTTGGATTATTTTCACTTTTTCATAGACGCTTTAtactttccttcccccaCCTTTGTTTATGTGTATTCATTATTTCCCTAATCACTTAGTGACGGGTGGGCAATTCACTTCGAAGCAGGCGATGCGTATGCCAACCATTTGTTAACCGGAATTATGGTATGTTTATCAAACTCCGTGTCGCTGAATGGCCCTTGCGCATCTCTAGTCCAACTCAGGCTCACGTGGGGTCCAAAAACGAGGCAATGGGATGATCCTCCAAGGTGAAACGAGCCAAGTTCCTGTCCTTTCAtgaccttttggccttcCTTGACTGAAAACGTACAGCTAGCAATCTCGTCCATTCCAACTGCGATAAAGCACATAAGCCCAATAACCGGATTATCGGCTTCAATGAAGATAAGTGCTCTAGTGGCAACGGCGGTGATGTAACGCTGGGAGAGATTCGGTGAGGAAGGGTCCGGTATCTCGCGATGCCCTTCGACTTCCGGGAAGCCGTATGCTCGAAGCTCGGAAAAGTACGTGCCTGGTATTCTTACTGCCTTTTTGATCTCTCCAGACACTGGGGAGTGCCAGCGGTGATAGCACTCAGCGGCCAGCCAAGCTTGGTATACCGTGCCGCCAACAAAGTCTTCGACGAAGTTACCGTCTAACATATCTTGAAGCGAGTATGGCTGTTCTTTCAAAGAAAACTCGGCGCTCCTTGGCACCTTGGAGGCACAGTGGTAGGCAACAGACTCGCAGGCGTTTGCAATAACATTTTTATTTCTGTCGGCCATGTCGTGGTTCCTGTCTGGGTATTCGACCGGACGGATACCGTCGCGAAATTTACGAGAGAAAAAGGCGTCCCATGACTGAAAGCCGCGGCAACGGTCGCCAGCATCTGTGATGTAGATTTGGTCaaagttcttctttttgccatCCGGCCAGTACGGAGAAGCCTTCTCTGTTAGGATGCTAAGAGGTCCAGGTTCAAACCAACTGGGCAAAGCATCTCTAGATTGGGGGCTCTTCAGAAATTCCCCGTGCGCGTTGAGAATCTTCTCAAGACACCTATTCACATTGTCGTATCTGAAGAAGTTGTATCCGCTTGGCGTGGCCATGGGCCAGTTCAGGATGGCATTGAAGGGAACCCCGATGAGACCAGCTTTGTGTGCGTCATCGTTCCAATGCGGTGCTCTATACAGCACCGCATTGAGGCATTTGAGCATGTCATCAATGTTGTTAATTCTCGCAAATTGGCCACTTGGATCAAAATCATAGGTGGGAGTCGGTGGTACTTCTTGGAGCATATTTTCTGCTAGGTTCTTCAACGTCTCATTGCTTTCGATCAACTGCCTGAATTCTTGTATAAGGGGATCTAGTTTCCCGGGTGGACAGGCTGCAGCCTTCCTGATGATGTTCAGGCGATATCTATCGATAGCTTTGAAATCTTTTGAATGGAACGAGTCCCGCAGGGGAACATGCACTGCTGAGGTCGCCATGGCTCTGTGACTGCCTCAACCTGGTATAAAGTGCGGTATGAACATCAATCGAGATAGGTATAGTTCGTGCACTACAAATGGAAATATTGTCACGGATATCGAGTAATTCAGCTCTACAAACATACCAGTTTAGTAGCTTACTAAATACGCAAGCTGTAAGGGCGCGCAAATACCTCAAGTACGTATATTCCATCATGTCGTCGTCAATTTGGTGGCAAAGGTTCACTTTTCTTTCCGAAAACAACCAAATCCTGGTGTCTAACTGGGCTCCGAAGTCAAGCCTCCACATTTGTCAACATCGTTAGGCAATCAATGCCAGCTCAATACCGAGTTTCGGTACTTGCTAGGTCACATCTGTGGCACGACGAATGACAAAGAAATTGTATCCCCATTGTTTTTCTGAGTTACTTCGTACCGATCCTCAGTGGGTGTCTCTTCCTTACTCCAGGATGAGATCTGGATTCAGAAAACCTTGCGGATAGTTGTTGTGTCCACGAGAAACTTTAACGTTGTTTGAGGGTTTTCATTTCCAACATGATATAATAGGGACGGATTTGGAAACAGCCACACCTTTGGTTGAGTGGGTTGGTTATGTCATTCCAATCATCTCAATTGAAAATACCTCGTTGGTGGATATATCCCAGCGCTATCAGCGAACCCGAGCCATCCGTTAGCGCCTCATCAGCTATAGGTCAGCACTCAGTCGTGTATCTCCAATATACAACCCCTGGGACATACTACAAGGTTGTTTGATAGGGTCACGGATCCCATCTTGTCTGATGCGCTGACTATCGACCCTGTTGTTATATCGCTATCCGGATGGAGACCGCGCAGATCAGTATTATTCATACAAATGAAAGGCATTATTTACAGCAATTTACTAACGTTCAACAACTGAAGATCATGCATAATCTCAGCATCAATCCCTATCTTCACTGGCCGTATATGCCTTATCGCTTTCCGTTGGCATACTCGTCCTGTGTACAATTCGTACCCAACGTCGTCTTCTCCATTCCCCCATTACTGATGGTCCAGTACCTCCCTTCTCCTCATAATCCTGGGACGCCCgtccctttcctttccgttTTACCTTCTTGATTTCGCCCCTTACGGACGATTTCAAGTCGGAGTCAAACTCCTCATAACCTAATGCAGCATTTACCCCGCTACTATCCCGATATGATGTAACAGATGGGAGGTCCCAGACCCAGCCCCCGATCTCGTCATTAGCCATGCTTTCCTCGGAGACACTTTCTGAAACTTCAAAGCCGACACCGGTAATCATTCGTTCAACAACCCACTCGCGGCAATCCAGGTCAAGTTCCCACTTCTTGCTTTTCCAAGCCCAGCCAGAAGGCGGCTGGACATCCTCAAAGAACCGACAACCTTTAGGACGGTCTCCAGCAATACGCAATGGGGATAGTGGGTCATATGGCATGGGGCTGAAAATGAAGTGGTCCCATTGAGAGTCGGAATAAGGGGCCAGAGAGCGATATTGAATCTCGAAGATCTCCACCTCACGTTCTTCGGGATACGTGTCTAGGGAGATATCTGCCAACGACCTTAACGAAGACATGGTCGCCGAGGGGGAAGATGGCAGGGATACCCCTAGAACGTCCATTGTATTCTTCTTGCCATTGTTAGGGTTTATGGGAGCTTTCCTAGCCGGCTCATTCGTAAGATCACCTGCAATATTTTGGAATAGCTCCTGAAGGCTGGGGTGGCTGGACAGAATGGCAGCGTTGCCACCCACAAGGAGTATATATCTCCACGGAAGGAGATGCGCAGTCAAGAATAGCAGGGCCGTGATGATTGTACAGACTAGAAAGACAACTGACGACACCTTTTCGTTGGAGAAATTTGTCAGAGGTGCGAATGCAGAAACCGTTGCATCGTGTATGTCAGAGAAATCGGCCATACAGTTCTGTAAGTCCCGCATATTCCGAAAGAAATCCTTAGATGTCTCTGGTGCTGGCTTGATCGTCTTGGCTGGTGCAAGCGCCGGGCCTTGATATGAATAGTAAGGAGTGATActggatgttgatgttgacggAGGTGGGGGATGGCGTGCCAGGAAGGCGGGGACCATCACAAACAGTAAAATAGAAGCGATGGGGATAATtacaagaagatgaggatctAAGCAGACAAAAGAGTagacgaagagaaaagagaaagtatGGGAAGACTTTCTCCAGGTGAGCAAACGCTCCACGCGCGTTTGAAATGAGAATACAATCCCAATTCTGCCAATGATTTCAGTCTGTGCTCGTGTCCAGACCACGCGGCCGGATCCATGATACATACCTTGCATTGAATCTGCGGAAGTTATTAGCCATCAGGGGCAGACTGAAGGCCGGCCTTTTGGGGTCGATAGGCCGCTTGTCGCCCACGACCACTGAGTCGTCGTTGACATCTTCTGCCGGGATCACTTGTTGCAAGAGTCTTATTACAACTAGTCAGCGAACGAAGCCCGTAGAGGCCAGATACTCGAGAAGATCCAGTGAGGGCATACTTGGCGAATAGCTTATCTTGCAAGGACCGACCAGCGCCCGAGGTGGATCGCTGATGTCCAGCAGAAGGTTTAGAGTCTCTTGCTTCATCCCTTTGTTTCCCCACGGAGATTACAGGGACAGGCTCGTCACGGTTGACGATAGCGTCCGGAGTATATTCTTCCATTATAGATTCAGCTACCGAAAGAGATTGATAGTAAGCAAAGACATTTCCGACAGCGGACAATAGCAGTAGAAGAAGCCGCTCGGCTGTTTGCAAGCGGAAGCACATGCATCACATTACCTAGAAGGCGGAGAGCCGAGTTTCGTATCAGCACTGTGAACATGGCTTATCGGGGGGGGGCGGTGTATCATCATGACAATACCAACCTCATGGTTTTTTTACCAACGGGGTACCGCCTTGGTATTGCCCGGTTTGTATAAGACTAGGTTGGTAACGGGCAGCCTTACCTTGGGTAGACCTCAGGTAATATAACCTAATATGTTTTGGGTGTTATACCTTCCCACAACAGCATTGTTTGTGCTGTTTGCAGGCATGCAACTGGGTCACTCTCGCAGCAAAAAGGAGCAGGGGGGTTTTTTGGCGATGGTTGTTTAGAGGTTAATCCTTAGTTGGGGCTTGTTATGTTTACAGGTAATTTCTTCCAGGACTCCACTGGGATTGcaacttctctttctatttttttggctattttttttctaattattgtttttctttAGCACCTGGCAGGTCCTGGCAGGTTTCAAGCTGAGGGATAATTGTTTAGATTTGTTGATTAAAGAAATTGTTTCTTGgctccttcctcttcgttGCTTTTGTTCTACCGGTTGATTATATACGTCCCGTAACTTTCTTCCCCTACCGCCAAAAAGTCCATCAGAACTGCTGCCCCAGGCAGAGTCTCCCTCCGTCATCGACATCGTCGCCGCGCCGATATTTATTCCTTCAGGGGAATCTGAAACGAAATTGGACAGCGATTCAACTTTTCCCCCGAAGGTCGTTTTCCCCTTCGGATCTCCCCTCTATACTCTGGAACAGAAACTGCTGTTCTTGACCCCCGCAATGGACCGCTAACCACCGTTGATGGGTCGCGCGACATTGTTGGTCAAGGCACTCCTTTGTTCGAGAGACAGAGAAGTCGTTTACTCCTAAATCCCATAGCGATTGGGATCCCACATCAAATTTATCGCCATTCAGCCACCAGTTTCTTGCCCTAAGTGCATCCGTATCACGTTCGGGGGTCGACACAGTCGGAGAGTTTGAGGATGCCGGAAAAGCTGCCGGCCCAGCCATATTCAGAGAAGGGGCAGTCGCGTAAGGTTCAATCGAGGTCGTCGAGTCCGTCTCGAAATGAAGACTCAGGATCAGGAGGTAAGATTCACCCGGCGCGATGGAAATATTCTCATTGCAGCTGGCCGCTAATGTCTTTTTGTTGTACTGCAGAAGGTCCCCCACGCAGACGGTTGCAAAAACACGCCTCAACACCATTTCTTTCAGAAGCTTCCTATTCGTCAACCGAGACAAGGGGATCAATCCCAAATGTGACAAGCAGGAGGAGGTTCTCTATTCGAGATCAGAGGGCACCGCAAGGCCCGCGACCGCAGGAGCCTGCCC
This DNA window, taken from Aspergillus flavus chromosome 5, complete sequence, encodes the following:
- a CDS encoding Phophatidylserine decarboxylase-domain-containing protein, producing the protein MSTDIPYPFAPGEWLPPLSRVFHYVNTLRDECLKDSPYPKHEPHSLDPRRKYPKVITDFKDLVENDPGLKELSKKMFDEIPRFDTDQSKFYNVRSFDEALIIFDAILFQSPSVMTLNSGISGITVPFNAVLNWPANTPSGNEFFLNKEVNEKIKNIVNQWGAFLQSPASREYLNADSDNGWFSPAYVTKMKEYAQWDGPIEDLYVCDPTKDYWGFGSWDAFFIRRFRPGLRPVREDDEPDIYIVSPCEAGPQVEEGKQYPKDVRKKVQARDTFWLKGQPYSIFNMLNYDGLSRRFVFGTVYQGWLSSACYHRWHAPISGTIKKVALVPGTYYSTVMSHNYPEPDPSGPNLSQLYLASVATRALIFIESNYKPLGLVCFIAIGMNEISSCEVTVKAGDSVTKGEEIGMFHMGGSAFCLLFENGVDLKFEDLPTGSTLFKLNSRLAEVLV
- a CDS encoding putative phosphatidylserine decarboxylase, yielding MATSAVHVPLRDSFHSKDFKAIDRYRLNIIRKAAACPPGKLDPLIQEFRQLIESNETLKNLAENMLQEVPPTPTYDFDPSGQFARINNIDDMLKCLNAVLYRAPHWNDDAHKAGLIGVPFNAILNWPMATPSGYNFFRYDNVNRCLEKILNAHGEFLKSPQSRDALPSWFEPGPLSILTEKASPYWPDGKKKNFDQIYITDAGDRCRGFQSWDAFFSRKFRDGIRPVEYPDRNHDMADRNKNVIANACESVAYHCASKVPRSAEFSLKEQPYSLQDMLDGNFVEDFVGGTVYQAWLAAECYHRWHSPVSGEIKKAVRIPGTYFSELRAYGFPEVEGHREIPDPSSPNLSQRYITAVATRALIFIEADNPVIGLMCFIAVGMDEIASCTFSVKEGQKVMKGQELGSFHLGGSSHCLVFGPHVSLSWTRDAQGPFSDTEFDKHTIIPVNKWLAYASPASK
- a CDS encoding putative GILT family thiol reductase, which encodes MEKQPNKMSTHSHTHVSKPYSLLQYCVIAPCLLLAGICFSSFSLADAKQTGYTYGSSYDATRKVPFEVHIESRCPDARDCLQKLVAPAYWQVKDKVDFRISYVGEVWEKPRRDVTCQHGMNECKGNKLLVCSEKHAESISDALDFNTCVLSDYERVPDEGLIEECAQEHNIDYQKISDCANSEEGLELLISSVERSVAVNANASCTVRVDDKEWCFRDNYEWKCPSGHGVVENLVQEIEKLSGDGEDGTEYL
- a CDS encoding putative integral peroxisomal membrane peroxin (unnamed protein product): MEEYTPDAIVNRDEPVPVISVGKQRDEARDSKPSAGHQRSTSGAGRSLQDKLFAKLLQQVIPAEDVNDDSVVVGDKRPIDPKRPAFSLPLMANNFRRFNARIGIVFSFQTRVERLLTWRKSSHTFSFLFVYSFVCLDPHLLVIIPIASILLFVMVPAFLARHPPPPSTSTSSITPYYSYQGPALAPAKTIKPAPETSKDFFRNMRDLQNCMADFSDIHDATVSAFAPLTNFSNEKVSSVVFLVCTIITALLFLTAHLLPWRYILLVGGNAAILSSHPSLQELFQNIAGDLTNEPARKAPINPNNGKKNTMDVLGVSLPSSPSATMSSLRSLADISLDTYPEEREVEIFEIQYRSLAPYSDSQWDHFIFSPMPYDPLSPLRIAGDRPKGCRFFEDVQPPSGWAWKSKKWELDLDCREWVVERMITGVGFEVSESVSEESMANDEIGGWVWDLPSVTSYRDSSGVNAALGYEEFDSDLKSSVRGEIKKVKRKGKGRASQDYEEKGGTGPSVMGEWRRRRWVRIVHRTSMPTESDKAYTASEDRD